In a genomic window of Saprospiraceae bacterium:
- a CDS encoding rhodanese-like domain-containing protein: MLSYTKTMLIAVGIFLLDPTPATGQVKSGAYRAMLKSLLSHTVPEIQVQEAARDSAHILFLDAREPRECVVSRIGSALSVGYDHFDLSKLDNVGKDKRIVVYCSVGYRSEKIAEKLLAAGYKNVSNLYGGIFEWVNQGHPVFNDKGQTQEVHAYSRTWGIWLKKGKKVY; this comes from the coding sequence ATGCTATCCTATACCAAGACAATGCTTATCGCTGTTGGCATCTTTCTGCTCGACCCGACCCCTGCCACCGGGCAAGTGAAAAGCGGCGCTTATCGCGCCATGTTAAAAAGCCTATTGAGCCATACGGTGCCTGAAATACAGGTGCAGGAAGCCGCACGCGATTCGGCGCACATACTGTTTCTCGATGCCCGCGAACCAAGGGAATGTGTCGTGAGTCGAATCGGCAGTGCCTTGAGCGTGGGTTACGATCACTTCGACCTATCCAAATTGGACAACGTCGGGAAAGACAAGCGCATCGTCGTTTACTGTTCGGTAGGCTACCGGAGCGAAAAGATAGCGGAGAAACTGCTGGCGGCAGGCTATAAAAACGTGTCCAATCTCTACGGCGGCATTTTTGAGTGGGTCAATCAAGGGCATCCCGTGTTCAACGACAAGGGACAAACCCAAGAGGTACACGCGTACAGCCGCACTTGGGGTATATGGCTGAAAAAGGGGAAAAAAGTGTATTAG
- a CDS encoding SDR family oxidoreductase codes for MSKKRVLIAGAAGFIGSHLCDRFLAEGYQVIGMDNLLTGDLANIEHLFKEKDFEYYHHDITKFVHVPGRLDYIMHFASPASPIDYLQMPIQTLKVGAHGTHNLLGLAKEKKARILVASTSEVYGDPLVHPQVEEYWGNVNPVGPRGVYDEAKRFLEAITMAYHNYHGVETRIVRIFNTYGPRMRVNDGRVLPAFFAQAIRGEGLTVFGDGSQTRSFCYVDDLVEGMYRLLLSDYHLPVNIGNPSEITVMQFAHEILELVQNPKAYIDYRPLPVDDPKQRRPDITKARTILDWEPKFDRAKGLKLTYEYFKKVVRVEAAMAQ; via the coding sequence ATGTCTAAAAAACGCGTACTCATCGCCGGCGCTGCCGGTTTCATCGGCTCGCACCTCTGCGACCGCTTCCTCGCCGAAGGCTATCAGGTCATCGGCATGGACAACCTCCTCACTGGCGACCTCGCCAATATCGAGCATCTTTTCAAGGAAAAAGATTTTGAGTATTATCACCACGACATCACGAAATTCGTCCATGTGCCGGGTCGGTTGGATTACATCATGCACTTTGCCTCGCCTGCAAGCCCCATTGATTATTTGCAAATGCCCATTCAGACCTTGAAGGTGGGCGCGCATGGCACGCACAATTTGCTCGGCTTGGCCAAAGAAAAAAAGGCGCGGATTCTGGTGGCTTCCACATCGGAGGTGTACGGCGACCCGCTGGTGCACCCGCAGGTAGAGGAATACTGGGGCAACGTGAACCCCGTCGGGCCGCGCGGCGTCTATGATGAGGCCAAGCGATTCCTTGAGGCGATTACGATGGCCTATCACAATTATCACGGCGTGGAAACGCGCATCGTGCGCATTTTCAACACCTACGGCCCGCGAATGCGGGTGAACGACGGTCGCGTGTTGCCCGCTTTTTTTGCGCAAGCGATTCGCGGCGAAGGGCTGACCGTATTTGGCGACGGCTCGCAGACCCGCTCTTTTTGCTATGTGGACGACCTCGTGGAAGGGATGTACCGCTTGCTTTTGAGCGACTACCATTTGCCAGTCAACATCGGCAATCCGTCGGAAATCACGGTGATGCAGTTCGCCCACGAGATTCTCGAACTCGTGCAAAACCCGAAAGCCTACATTGACTACCGCCCACTCCCGGTGGACGACCCCAAGCAACGCCGCCCCGACATCACCAAGGCTCGCACCATTCTGGATTGGGAGCCGAAGTTCGACCGAGCCAAGGGCTTGAAATTGACGTACGAGTATTTCAAAAAAGTGGTAAGGGTGGAAGCGGCGATGGCGCAGTAG
- the ruvA gene encoding Holliday junction branch migration protein RuvA yields MYAYLKGEITFRSPAFITLEVSGVGFHVNIPLSTYTAIQGQERATIYTHLIVREDAHTLFGFATQTERNMFVQLIGVTGVGATTAQLILSSMSVDEVRAAIIGEQAHVLQRVKGIGAKTAKQIILDLKSKLTKDASEGSPVLLPSLDNALREEALSALIALGFNRIAVQKALNHILKGNPNVSRVEDLIKLALKALG; encoded by the coding sequence ATGTACGCATACCTAAAAGGGGAAATCACCTTTCGCAGTCCAGCATTTATCACCTTGGAAGTCAGCGGCGTAGGCTTCCATGTGAATATTCCGCTCAGCACCTACACCGCTATCCAAGGGCAGGAAAGAGCGACGATTTACACACATCTAATCGTGCGGGAAGACGCGCACACATTGTTTGGTTTCGCCACTCAAACAGAGCGCAATATGTTCGTCCAGTTGATTGGCGTCACTGGCGTGGGAGCCACCACTGCCCAGCTGATTCTCTCTTCTATGAGCGTGGACGAAGTGCGAGCAGCCATCATTGGCGAGCAGGCTCATGTGTTGCAGCGCGTGAAAGGCATCGGTGCCAAAACGGCCAAACAAATCATCCTCGACCTAAAAAGCAAGTTGACCAAAGATGCCTCCGAGGGCTCGCCCGTCTTGCTTCCGTCGCTCGACAACGCTCTGCGAGAAGAGGCGCTGTCTGCCCTTATCGCCTTGGGCTTCAACCGCATCGCCGTGCAAAAGGCATTGAACCACATTCTGAAGGGAAACCCCAACGTGAGCCGAGTGGAAGACTTGATAAAACTGGCCCTCAAAGCGTTGGGATGA
- a CDS encoding ribose-phosphate pyrophosphokinase: MPEVKLFSCSASNDLAKEIAFHFDAPLGDKTLARFSDGEMQTIINESVRGSFTFFIQSTCQPHDNLVELLLWIDTAKRASAGYITAVIPYFGYARQDRKDKPRVPITAKLMANMLTAAGANRIMTMDLHADQVQGFFDIPVDHLRSEAIYVPYLKQQDLSNTIFASPDVGGVKRARVYAMQLGRELVICDKYRTKANEVAAMTVIGEVKGADVILVDDLVDTAGTLCKAADALIEKGAKSVRAICTHPVLSGKAYENIEASELTELIVCDTIPLRRQSPKIKVLSTAKLFSRAIRNTVEHKSIAALFLGQ, from the coding sequence ATGCCCGAAGTAAAACTATTCTCTTGCTCCGCATCAAACGATTTAGCCAAAGAAATCGCCTTTCATTTCGACGCGCCCTTGGGCGACAAAACCCTCGCCCGATTCAGCGACGGCGAAATGCAAACCATCATCAATGAGAGCGTTCGCGGCTCCTTCACCTTTTTTATCCAAAGCACCTGCCAACCCCACGACAATCTGGTGGAGCTGCTGCTCTGGATTGACACCGCCAAACGTGCTTCCGCAGGCTACATCACCGCCGTCATTCCTTACTTTGGCTACGCCCGCCAAGACCGCAAAGACAAGCCCCGTGTGCCCATCACCGCCAAACTAATGGCCAATATGCTGACCGCCGCCGGGGCCAACCGCATCATGACGATGGACCTCCACGCCGACCAAGTGCAGGGGTTCTTCGATATCCCAGTGGACCACTTGCGCTCCGAAGCGATTTATGTGCCTTACCTGAAACAACAGGATTTGAGCAATACCATTTTCGCCAGCCCCGATGTTGGCGGCGTGAAGCGTGCCCGCGTCTATGCCATGCAATTGGGGCGCGAACTCGTCATTTGCGACAAATACCGCACAAAAGCCAATGAAGTGGCCGCCATGACAGTCATTGGCGAAGTTAAAGGTGCCGATGTTATTTTGGTGGACGACTTGGTGGATACCGCAGGCACCCTTTGCAAAGCCGCCGACGCACTCATCGAAAAAGGCGCAAAATCCGTTCGTGCCATCTGTACCCATCCGGTGCTATCGGGCAAAGCGTACGAAAACATCGAAGCGTCCGAACTGACCGAGCTGATTGTGTGCGACACGATACCGCTGCGCCGCCAATCGCCCAAAATCAAAGTGCTCTCGACGGCCAAACTCTTCTCGCGCGCCATTCGGAACACGGTGGAACACAAGTCCATCGCAGCCTTGTTCTTGGGGCAATAG
- the lon gene encoding endopeptidase La: MFDNWLMSQQSDDEPDFVPLFSLEDDDEAKQGEVFPDTMPMLPLKNTVLFPGIVTPITVGRDKSIRAVQRAYEENRYIGVLSQKDVKIENPSTRDLYRVGTIARILKLLKMPDGSTTAILQGRKRFYLDDMLSEEPYMIGQITTLEYEQPKNKLEFRALISSVRDAARQIIELSPQIPSEAVVMLKNINNDNFLLNFIASNLGIKVNEKQDILEINNLKEKASAILHHMDAELQLLELKDQIETKVRTDIEKQQRDYFLSQQLKTIQEELGQNPQEEDINELMRKAAKKKWPKNVAETFHREINKLRRINPQVAEYAIGLNYLETLIEMPWMDFTKDNFDLKRVQQVLDKDHYGLKKVKERILEHLAVLKLKGDMKAPILCLAGPPGVGKTSLGNSIARALKRKYVRMSLGGLHDEAEIRGHRKTYIGAMPGRIVQSLKKAKAGNPVFILDEIDKVGKDFRGDPSSALLEVLDPEQNTTFYDNYLELEYDLSKVLFIATANSLSTIQPALLDRMEIIEIAGYSLEEKVEIAKRHLIPHQRKEHGLKPAQVKINDKALVKIIQSYTAESGVRNLSREIGSVMRHVAKRVAMGEAYEVTVKPEHLHDILGPTKYDAEVYQEAQAAGVAIGLAWTAVGGEILFIEVSMNKGSGRLQLTGNLGEVMKESAGTALSYIKAHAEALNIDPDVFDKKDIHIHIPEGAIPKDGPSAGITMLTAITSALTGKALKPFLAMTGEITLRGKVLPVGGIKEKILAAKRAGIKEVILCKDNKKHVEEIEPEYIQGLKFHYVAQMDEVLALAIGLTKEEKIKENGVPKSKKQKGLPVVRPQIPAA; the protein is encoded by the coding sequence ATGTTTGATAACTGGTTAATGTCGCAACAGTCGGACGATGAGCCTGACTTTGTGCCCCTCTTTTCTTTGGAAGACGACGACGAGGCAAAACAAGGCGAGGTGTTCCCAGACACCATGCCCATGCTGCCTCTTAAAAATACCGTGCTGTTCCCCGGCATCGTCACCCCCATCACCGTCGGGCGCGACAAAAGCATTCGCGCCGTGCAACGCGCCTACGAAGAAAATCGCTACATCGGCGTGCTTTCCCAAAAAGACGTCAAAATCGAAAACCCTTCCACGCGCGACCTCTATCGAGTAGGCACCATCGCCCGCATACTCAAACTGCTGAAAATGCCCGATGGCTCCACCACCGCCATCCTACAAGGACGCAAGCGCTTCTATCTCGACGATATGCTGAGCGAAGAGCCGTACATGATTGGGCAAATCACCACTTTGGAATACGAACAGCCCAAGAACAAACTCGAATTTCGCGCGCTCATCAGCAGCGTTCGCGATGCGGCAAGACAAATCATCGAGCTTTCGCCACAAATACCCTCCGAGGCCGTCGTCATGTTGAAAAACATCAACAACGACAACTTCCTGCTCAATTTCATCGCCTCCAACCTCGGCATCAAGGTGAATGAAAAACAGGACATCCTCGAAATCAACAACCTGAAGGAAAAAGCCAGCGCCATCCTGCATCACATGGATGCGGAGCTCCAGCTCCTCGAGCTCAAAGACCAAATCGAGACCAAGGTCCGCACCGACATCGAAAAACAACAGCGCGACTACTTCTTGAGCCAACAGCTCAAAACCATTCAGGAAGAGCTCGGCCAAAACCCGCAAGAAGAAGACATCAATGAGCTCATGCGCAAAGCGGCCAAAAAGAAATGGCCGAAAAACGTGGCAGAGACTTTCCACCGGGAAATCAACAAATTGCGCCGCATCAACCCTCAGGTAGCGGAATACGCCATTGGGCTGAACTATCTGGAAACCTTGATAGAGATGCCTTGGATGGATTTCACCAAAGACAACTTCGACCTCAAACGGGTACAGCAGGTGCTTGACAAAGACCACTATGGCCTCAAAAAAGTAAAAGAGCGCATATTGGAACATTTGGCCGTGCTGAAGTTGAAAGGCGACATGAAAGCCCCCATTCTTTGCCTTGCAGGCCCTCCCGGTGTCGGCAAGACCTCATTGGGCAACAGCATCGCCCGCGCCTTGAAGCGCAAATACGTCCGCATGAGCCTCGGTGGCCTCCACGACGAGGCCGAGATACGCGGCCACCGCAAGACGTACATCGGCGCCATGCCGGGCCGCATCGTGCAATCCTTGAAAAAAGCCAAAGCTGGCAACCCCGTCTTCATCCTCGACGAAATAGACAAGGTAGGCAAGGACTTTCGCGGCGACCCTTCCTCGGCCCTGCTCGAAGTGCTCGACCCCGAGCAAAACACCACTTTCTACGACAACTACCTAGAACTCGAATACGACCTTTCCAAAGTGTTGTTCATCGCTACGGCCAACTCGCTTTCGACCATACAGCCAGCCTTGCTCGACCGTATGGAAATCATCGAAATCGCCGGGTACTCTTTAGAGGAAAAAGTTGAAATCGCCAAGCGGCATTTGATTCCCCACCAGCGCAAGGAACACGGCCTCAAACCCGCGCAAGTGAAAATCAACGACAAAGCATTGGTGAAAATCATCCAGAGCTATACCGCCGAAAGCGGCGTGCGCAACCTTAGCCGCGAAATAGGCTCCGTCATGCGCCACGTCGCCAAACGAGTCGCCATGGGGGAGGCTTATGAAGTCACAGTGAAGCCCGAGCACCTGCATGACATACTCGGCCCCACCAAGTACGATGCCGAGGTCTATCAAGAAGCACAAGCAGCAGGCGTGGCCATCGGTTTGGCATGGACGGCTGTGGGCGGCGAAATCCTCTTCATCGAAGTCAGCATGAACAAGGGAAGTGGCCGCCTCCAACTCACGGGCAATCTCGGTGAAGTGATGAAGGAAAGTGCCGGCACCGCGCTTAGCTATATCAAGGCACACGCCGAGGCGCTGAATATAGACCCCGACGTGTTCGACAAAAAAGACATCCACATCCACATCCCCGAAGGCGCCATCCCGAAAGACGGCCCGTCAGCAGGCATCACCATGCTCACAGCCATCACATCGGCGCTCACGGGCAAGGCATTGAAACCGTTTTTGGCCATGACAGGCGAAATCACCCTGCGTGGCAAAGTACTTCCAGTAGGCGGCATAAAGGAGAAAATACTCGCTGCCAAACGGGCCGGCATCAAGGAAGTCATTCTTTGCAAAGACAACAAAAAGCATGTGGAAGAGATTGAGCCAGAATATATTCAAGGCTTGAAATTCCACTATGTGGCTCAAATGGACGAAGTCCTCGCCTTAGCCATCGGTCTCACAAAAGAAGAAAAAATCAAGGAAAATGGCGTGCCGAAGAGCAAAAAGCAGAAAGGCCTGCCAGTAGTGAGGCCGCAGATCCCGGCAGCGTGA
- the rfbB gene encoding dTDP-glucose 4,6-dehydratase → MTKTINNQQSTILITGGAGFIGSHVVRHFAQKYPQRKIVNLDALTYAGNLENLRDVEPLPNYFFEKGDIRDAVFLKNLFEKHQPDSVIHLAAESHVDRSITNPLAFVETNVLGTVTLLNAARDSWARGSSSRQPDFEGKRFYHVSTDEVYGSLGEEGYFTEETRYDPRSPYSASKAASDHFVRAYFHTYGLPVVLSNCSNNYGPNHFPEKLIPLVINNIRQGKPLPVYGDGQYTRDWLWVKDHAAAIDTIFHQGLDGETYNIGGNNEWKNIDLVRKLCDIMDELLGQPIGTSQSLITFVKDRPGHDRRYAIDASKLKNELGWEPTVKSEEGFRETAKWYLENEAWLSHVLSGEYQRYYEQQYR, encoded by the coding sequence ATGACGAAAACAATTAACAATCAACAATCAACAATTCTCATCACCGGCGGCGCGGGCTTCATCGGTTCGCACGTCGTCCGGCATTTTGCTCAAAAATATCCGCAGCGCAAAATCGTCAACCTCGACGCGCTCACTTATGCGGGCAATCTGGAAAACCTGCGTGACGTGGAGCCGTTGCCCAATTATTTTTTTGAAAAAGGCGACATCCGCGACGCGGTTTTTTTGAAAAATCTTTTTGAAAAACACCAGCCCGATAGCGTCATTCACCTCGCCGCCGAAAGTCATGTGGACCGCTCCATCACCAACCCGTTGGCTTTTGTGGAAACCAACGTGCTCGGCACGGTGACGCTGCTGAACGCTGCCCGCGATAGTTGGGCGCGGGGCAGCTCCTCGCGCCAGCCTGATTTTGAAGGCAAGCGTTTTTATCACGTCAGCACCGACGAGGTATATGGCTCTTTGGGCGAAGAAGGTTATTTCACGGAAGAGACTCGCTACGACCCGCGCTCGCCTTATTCGGCTTCGAAGGCCGCGAGCGACCATTTTGTGCGGGCTTATTTTCACACCTATGGCTTGCCGGTGGTGCTGTCCAATTGCAGCAACAACTATGGCCCCAATCATTTCCCGGAAAAATTGATTCCGCTGGTCATCAACAACATCCGACAGGGGAAGCCGCTGCCCGTCTATGGCGATGGCCAATATACTCGCGACTGGCTTTGGGTAAAAGACCACGCGGCCGCCATTGACACGATTTTCCATCAAGGCCTCGACGGAGAGACCTATAATATAGGCGGAAACAACGAGTGGAAGAACATTGACCTCGTACGGAAACTTTGCGACATCATGGACGAGCTGCTCGGCCAGCCCATCGGCACCTCGCAGTCGCTCATCACTTTTGTGAAAGACCGCCCCGGTCACGACCGCCGCTATGCGATTGATGCGTCGAAACTGAAAAATGAGCTGGGTTGGGAACCGACCGTCAAATCGGAAGAGGGTTTCCGCGAAACGGCAAAGTGGTATTTGGAAAACGAGGCTTGGCTGTCGCACGTCCTTTCGGGGGAATATCAGCGGTATTACGAGCAGCAATATCGGTAG
- a CDS encoding lamin tail domain-containing protein, whose amino-acid sequence MRFVLVFYLACLFAWSVAAQHDLRIKRVDFDFARLAPPAVSLQAGDVVINEFLALNQNAETDEAGQHDDWLELYNNTSIPISLDGVYLTDKADNPTKWPFPAGTTIAPNGFLIIWCDEDQAQGPLHANFKISGEGEFLMLSNGAGGVIDSLSFGPQKVDTTFGRYPNGTGDFTFMPRTFNAPNSLTVGTAEPYPDASLRIFPNPTSGHVTLRSDQPLGLLRVTDATGKQVFFSDADASSTSLTLDLTVLPDGIYFLKAGQRPTRSISVKK is encoded by the coding sequence ATGAGATTTGTCCTCGTTTTTTATTTGGCCTGCTTGTTCGCATGGAGCGTGGCCGCGCAACACGACCTGCGCATCAAGCGGGTGGATTTTGATTTCGCGCGACTGGCTCCCCCTGCTGTTTCCCTGCAAGCAGGCGACGTGGTCATCAATGAATTTTTGGCGCTCAACCAAAATGCCGAAACGGACGAGGCCGGGCAGCACGATGACTGGCTCGAACTTTACAACAACACTTCTATCCCTATCAGTCTCGATGGCGTATATCTTACCGACAAGGCTGACAACCCCACCAAATGGCCCTTCCCAGCAGGCACCACCATCGCGCCCAACGGGTTTCTCATCATCTGGTGCGACGAAGACCAAGCCCAAGGCCCTTTGCACGCCAATTTTAAAATCAGCGGCGAAGGCGAGTTTCTCATGCTCTCCAATGGGGCGGGGGGCGTGATTGACAGCCTTTCTTTTGGCCCGCAAAAGGTGGACACCACCTTCGGACGATACCCCAACGGCACGGGCGATTTTACTTTCATGCCGCGCACCTTCAATGCGCCCAACTCGCTGACCGTCGGCACGGCTGAACCATACCCGGATGCCTCGCTGCGCATTTTCCCCAACCCCACCTCCGGCCATGTCACCCTCCGTTCCGACCAGCCATTGGGGCTGCTCAGAGTGACTGACGCGACAGGCAAGCAGGTGTTTTTTTCGGATGCCGACGCATCGAGCACCTCTCTCACGCTTGATTTGACGGTCTTGCCCGACGGGATTTATTTCCTGAAAGCAGGCCAACGGCCTACCCGTTCGATAAGTGTAAAGAAGTAG
- a CDS encoding S8 family serine peptidase, translating to MYKVKYGGKKGKTVKLIESPDMVAIRTKDNKDLEDVQMSRSSRELVAQTTEVTSFPEAGVTVRRVAPTDGEGLESMQSTVSLRDETRAALKEEDDIRFAGRVLQDAESGEVMLYTENFFVKFNDDVAEKNCLALLKKYKLKIKSKLPFAPNSYFVEAEEGTGLKVFEIADNLLKEKEVEYCHPELVQERRFKGIHPLQWHLAKTTIAGKTVDAHVNIQTAWQQTRGQGITIAVIDDGVDIEHPEFAGRIVHPYDATENSNNPRPKLRDDNHGTPCAGMACAAGLNGGASGVAPEARLMPIRLRSGLGSMAEANAFVWAADKGADVISCSWGPTDGEWWNPGDPVHNRMTMLPDSTRLALDYALTKGRGGKGCVILFAAGNGNEDVKNDGYASYPGVIAVAACNDTGRRSVYSDFGDAVWVCFPSGDFGYKPFQHPAPISQGLRTTDRLQADGYDPTDYTNTFGGTSGACPGAAGTVALMLSVNPNLTQKEAKEMLRRSCQRIDEAGGEYNAKGHSIWYGYGRVDAGLAVKNAAEAAQKADDGPNVEGTVRFATVGEMALQPAGKLTGSELSPARKVLGLSLRLKPAVKGLSIKYKINVPSLGTVESTVEGAIVGTANARQRIIGFTIELEGPAAKNYEVEYSAQLQDTPTPVTAKNGAWCGTDKKTGKTVIGVSVRVRKK from the coding sequence ATGTACAAAGTCAAATACGGCGGCAAAAAAGGCAAGACCGTCAAACTCATCGAAAGCCCCGACATGGTGGCCATTCGCACCAAAGACAACAAAGACCTTGAAGACGTGCAAATGAGCCGATCCAGCCGAGAGTTGGTAGCCCAAACCACCGAAGTCACCTCATTCCCAGAAGCAGGAGTCACCGTGCGCCGCGTCGCCCCCACCGATGGCGAGGGACTTGAGTCCATGCAGTCCACCGTCAGCCTGCGCGACGAGACTCGCGCCGCGCTCAAGGAAGAGGACGACATCCGCTTTGCCGGGCGGGTGCTGCAAGATGCCGAAAGCGGTGAGGTCATGCTCTACACCGAAAACTTCTTTGTCAAATTCAACGACGACGTAGCGGAGAAAAACTGCCTCGCCTTGTTGAAAAAATACAAATTGAAAATCAAAAGCAAACTCCCTTTTGCCCCCAACTCCTACTTCGTGGAAGCAGAGGAAGGCACCGGGCTTAAGGTTTTTGAAATCGCCGACAATTTGCTGAAAGAAAAAGAAGTCGAATACTGCCATCCCGAACTCGTGCAGGAGCGCCGCTTCAAAGGCATACACCCCTTGCAATGGCATTTGGCCAAAACCACCATCGCCGGAAAGACCGTGGATGCCCACGTCAATATCCAAACCGCATGGCAACAAACCCGGGGGCAAGGCATCACCATCGCCGTCATTGACGATGGCGTGGACATCGAACACCCCGAGTTCGCCGGGCGCATCGTCCACCCTTATGACGCCACCGAAAACAGCAACAACCCGCGCCCCAAATTGAGAGACGACAATCACGGCACACCCTGCGCTGGCATGGCCTGCGCCGCAGGCCTCAATGGCGGTGCCTCCGGTGTCGCCCCTGAAGCCCGGCTCATGCCCATCCGCCTGCGAAGCGGTCTGGGCAGCATGGCCGAAGCCAATGCTTTCGTGTGGGCTGCCGACAAGGGAGCCGATGTCATTTCCTGCTCTTGGGGCCCTACCGACGGCGAGTGGTGGAACCCGGGCGACCCCGTGCACAATCGCATGACCATGCTGCCCGACAGCACCCGCCTTGCGCTCGATTACGCGCTCACCAAAGGGCGCGGCGGCAAAGGGTGCGTCATACTGTTCGCCGCTGGCAATGGCAACGAAGATGTCAAAAATGACGGCTACGCTAGCTATCCCGGAGTCATCGCCGTAGCTGCCTGCAACGATACTGGCCGTCGCAGCGTGTACAGCGATTTTGGCGACGCGGTGTGGGTCTGCTTCCCCAGTGGCGATTTTGGCTACAAGCCATTCCAGCACCCCGCCCCCATCAGTCAAGGGCTGCGCACCACCGATAGGCTCCAAGCCGACGGCTATGACCCAACCGACTACACCAACACTTTTGGTGGCACCTCCGGCGCTTGCCCCGGCGCTGCCGGCACCGTGGCGCTCATGCTTTCTGTCAATCCGAACCTCACCCAAAAAGAAGCGAAGGAAATGCTGCGGCGTTCGTGCCAGCGCATTGACGAAGCAGGCGGAGAATACAACGCGAAAGGCCACAGCATCTGGTACGGCTACGGTCGCGTTGATGCTGGCTTGGCCGTCAAAAACGCTGCCGAGGCCGCTCAAAAAGCCGACGATGGCCCCAATGTGGAAGGCACTGTGCGTTTTGCTACCGTCGGAGAAATGGCACTGCAACCTGCAGGGAAATTGACGGGCAGCGAGCTCTCCCCAGCCAGAAAGGTGCTGGGCCTAAGCCTCCGCCTGAAGCCAGCTGTCAAAGGGTTGTCCATCAAATACAAAATCAACGTGCCCAGTCTCGGCACCGTGGAAAGCACTGTCGAGGGAGCCATAGTCGGCACGGCCAATGCGCGGCAGCGCATCATTGGGTTCACCATCGAGCTGGAAGGCCCCGCCGCCAAAAACTACGAGGTGGAATACAGCGCCCAATTGCAGGACACCCCGACCCCCGTCACCGCCAAAAACGGCGCTTGGTGCGGCACCGACAAGAAAACAGGCAAGACGGTGATAGGGGTGTCGGTGCGTGTGCGGAAGAAGTAG
- a CDS encoding WYL domain-containing protein, translating into MPTNKHASFRYRVLNVCFRRPRRWTLDELVAEVSSCLHEDFGTLNGVSKRTVQYDINLMKSSPPRGFDAPIVCEGGKYTYADRSFSIEQRPLTEKDVMAIKEALALLRQFSGLPHFKSLMESLHRLEGRTQYPDHSVIQFETNDQVAGTKWLGGLYDAILSKTVLEIGYQPFNVDEPYQLVFHPYHLREYRNRWFVFGWHDALKTIHTLALDRIIGISKSTKRYHFNGEFHPHEYFRDLIGVTKPEEGVPVEVVFRVTRLLSKYLETKPLHHSQTYRGEENGEMEFSIKVIPNYEMYSELARFGKSLGVVAPEEVRQCLLEF; encoded by the coding sequence ATGCCTACCAATAAGCATGCTTCTTTTCGATACAGAGTACTCAACGTGTGTTTCCGCAGGCCTCGTCGCTGGACGCTTGACGAGCTCGTCGCGGAAGTAAGTTCATGTTTGCACGAAGACTTTGGCACTTTGAATGGAGTCAGCAAGCGTACCGTTCAGTACGACATCAATTTGATGAAAAGCAGCCCTCCGCGTGGGTTTGATGCCCCTATCGTTTGTGAGGGAGGCAAATACACTTACGCGGACAGGAGCTTTTCCATCGAGCAGCGACCGCTGACGGAAAAGGATGTCATGGCCATCAAGGAGGCGCTGGCATTGTTGCGCCAGTTTAGTGGCTTACCGCATTTCAAATCGTTGATGGAGTCACTCCATAGGCTGGAAGGGAGGACGCAGTACCCTGACCATTCGGTGATACAATTTGAGACCAACGACCAAGTGGCTGGCACCAAGTGGCTGGGGGGGCTTTACGATGCCATACTCTCAAAAACAGTTTTGGAAATCGGTTATCAGCCATTCAATGTGGATGAACCTTATCAATTGGTGTTTCACCCATATCATTTGCGCGAATATCGAAACCGTTGGTTTGTTTTTGGATGGCATGATGCGCTCAAGACGATTCACACGCTGGCTTTGGATAGAATCATTGGTATCTCAAAATCCACAAAACGGTATCATTTCAATGGCGAATTTCATCCCCACGAGTATTTCAGAGACTTAATCGGCGTGACGAAACCGGAAGAAGGGGTTCCGGTGGAGGTAGTGTTCCGCGTCACTCGGTTGTTGTCAAAATACCTTGAGACAAAGCCGTTGCACCACTCGCAAACGTACAGAGGTGAGGAAAACGGGGAGATGGAATTTTCGATAAAAGTGATACCGAATTATGAGATGTATTCCGAGTTGGCTCGCTTCGGGAAATCCCTAGGGGTGGTGGCCCCTGAGGAAGTAAGGCAGTGCTTGCTCGAATTTTAG